A single Perognathus longimembris pacificus isolate PPM17 chromosome 17, ASM2315922v1, whole genome shotgun sequence DNA region contains:
- the Tmem95 gene encoding sperm-egg fusion protein TMEM95 isoform X1 codes for MWVLALGGIFLAVAKACIFCRLPTHDLRGRLARLTSPLDAQWKDWVPPDFSAFALDEITMNKITEKTHRVLRVIEIKASISSLPPYWQWLRKTKIPQYTREALCAPACPHFLLSPAGGSTIVYNCSTCESFQASCWPRKRCLPGSHDLWEARIVLSSIFGAALLLGGLSLLVEAYYLQAKADL; via the exons ATGTGGGTGCTGGCTTTGGGTGGGATTTTCCTGGCAGTTGCCAAGGCCTGTATCTTTTGTCGCCTGCCAACCCATGACTTGCGAGGCCGCCTGGCTCGGCTAACCAGCCCATTGGATGCCCAGTGGAAGGATTGGGTTcccccagatttctcagccttTGCTTTAG ATGAGATAACTATGAACAAAATCACAGAGAAGACTCACAGAGTCCTGAGAGTCATAG AAATCAAAGCATCCATCTCCTCACTTCCTCCCTATTGGCAATGGCTTCGAAAGACCAAGATCCCCCAGTACACCAGGGAAG CTCTCTGCGCCCCTGCCTGCC CGCACTTCTTGCTGTCTCCGGCAGGCGGCAGCACCATCGTGTACAACTGCTCCACCTGCGAGAGCTTCCAGGCGTCCTGCTGGCCCCGAAAGCGCTGCCTGCCAG GAAGTCATGATCTGTGGGAAGCCAGGATTGTGCTCTCCTCGATCTTCGGAGCTGCCCTGCTTCTGGGTGGGCTGAGCCTTCTGGTGGA GGCCTACTACCTCCAAGCCAAAGCTGACTTGTGA
- the Tmem95 gene encoding sperm-egg fusion protein TMEM95 isoform X2, whose protein sequence is MWVLALGGIFLAVAKACIFCRLPTHDLRGRLARLTSPLDAQWKDWVPPDFSAFALDEITMNKITEKTHRVLRVIEIKASISSLPPYWQWLRKTKIPQYTREALCAPACRGSTIVYNCSTCESFQASCWPRKRCLPGSHDLWEARIVLSSIFGAALLLGGLSLLVEAYYLQAKADL, encoded by the exons ATGTGGGTGCTGGCTTTGGGTGGGATTTTCCTGGCAGTTGCCAAGGCCTGTATCTTTTGTCGCCTGCCAACCCATGACTTGCGAGGCCGCCTGGCTCGGCTAACCAGCCCATTGGATGCCCAGTGGAAGGATTGGGTTcccccagatttctcagccttTGCTTTAG ATGAGATAACTATGAACAAAATCACAGAGAAGACTCACAGAGTCCTGAGAGTCATAG AAATCAAAGCATCCATCTCCTCACTTCCTCCCTATTGGCAATGGCTTCGAAAGACCAAGATCCCCCAGTACACCAGGGAAG CTCTCTGCGCCCCTGCCTGCC GCGGCAGCACCATCGTGTACAACTGCTCCACCTGCGAGAGCTTCCAGGCGTCCTGCTGGCCCCGAAAGCGCTGCCTGCCAG GAAGTCATGATCTGTGGGAAGCCAGGATTGTGCTCTCCTCGATCTTCGGAGCTGCCCTGCTTCTGGGTGGGCTGAGCCTTCTGGTGGA GGCCTACTACCTCCAAGCCAAAGCTGACTTGTGA